GAAATCAATATAGATTAGAAATGATTACTCACTGTAAATGAGTaatcgattaataattaacagaaaaatattaaaaataatcattcctattaatataattacacctaaaattataatacagtaaaacctcgatgtAACGGATTAATATGAAAATGGGAGtgtttagttttagttcaatgaaaaatatacaacaatctaacgctaaataaaaactagaaatagcagtagcattagaactaacactagacatagaactagaaacattcgagatTAGtacttaagacggctaaactcgaatgattctagttctacgtctagtgttagttctactttttgttcaataaaaatatataacaatctacTGATGaatcacaattaaaactagaactaacactagacttacgattagaactagaaagtcacaggtttagccgtgcgtcttcagacgcacgtcTAGTGTGAataacactgaataacaactaaaactagaactaacactagcattagaactcaTACTAGATCTAAAACTATCATGAATGATAACATTATTATCAACTGCATCGTTGCAGTAGTTATCGTAGTTTtactatattaatattaagtgATTATCGATATTTACACACTAAATCAATGagattttaagataaaatactAAGATTctataatccataaaaaattatgtacaTCCAAAAGCAATCCTAAAACCGTTtcttttgcaattttaaattttaaacgtcaattaaacgtcaaacGTCAAATACAGCTGATTTTAACAATGCTAAcatcttaattattaattttattaagaacttaattaatattaatttatggatttctttaaagatttaaataacaaaaaaattctataTCGCTTGGTCAAATATTAAAAggtataaaacatttattattaaattgacgtctaacctaaaatatattttaataattttgacatttaaaacgtcaaaaaatacaaatctTAACTTTCTACTTCATTACGTTtccatgaatttttatttttaatcttaatcaagataaaattgttaaaataaccAACAAAAATGACTTACACCGATTGTACAGAAAATAATGTGCCCAATAAGTTGATTatgaaaaacaatattataatcAATTGGTATCCAAATGGTGAATATAACCACGACGGCTAAAGCTTGATGAAAAAGTGTGTTTAAAATCCATCGTCCACGTTGAACTGGTGCCGACCAAGTGCTACTATTCATTTTTTAccatcaaaataataattgtggTTTTGAATAAGTTTTGTATTGAGTCGAACGTATTTCTACCGATTACTTGTTTATTCTGAATCTCAAAAAGGTATTTTAATGAATCTTATCTAACGCGTAATGATAATCTATTTGTTctgataaaaaaaagataaggTAACAAtatcaatgaaaataaaaatattgaaattccCTCCTTTCTTTTCGCAACCAATTTCAGATCGGTTCCCaccaacttaaaaataattatacacAAACATCCCTAGATTTCACACAGAAAAGAAAGTAATAACACCGGTTGgtacatcaaaattaaaacagcGCTTGCGTAATAGGTTTGTTTAGCAGAATGCTAATGACTGCCTAATTTCTTTCTAAATTCCCCCGATAACGAATTTCttcaatcttaaaaattctCTACCGATTTAAGTTATAAACGCTCCAAGGTAAGTTTCAAATATGGCGATAATGTCCGTTCAGTTGTTTTTAACAACAGCAAAAATAAGGTTATGTAAAGACAAAGTTTGACGATTTCTTTGAGTTAGGTTAAGGGGCTAAAACCTTTTCTTCAACATTCTAATACGATGGCGGACCAACagcaattctttttaaaatggaaCGATTTCCAAAGCAATATGGTTACTTCTTTTCGGCATTTACGAGATGAAAAAAGTTTCACCGATGTTACTTTAGCTTGCGAGGGGCAAACTTGTAAAGCTCATAAAATGGTACTATCCGCATGCAGCCCGTATTTTAAAAGCTTATTAGAggtaaaaatcgttaaaatttaataattatagttagttttgttaatgttattttctttcaagGAAAATCCTTCAAAACATCCGATAATAATCCTTAAAGATGTTGCTTACAGTCATTTACAAGCAATTTTAGAATTTATGTACGCTGGTGAAGTGAACGTAAGTCAAGAACAATTACCTGCCTTCTTAAAAACAGCAGATCGACTAAAAGTGAAAGGGTTAGCAGAGGCTCCTCCAGCAATAAAACATGAATAGTTTTCACAATTTGACTGTTTAAagcttttttctttataaaaaatgtactttaaatttaaatcttacaATGAAATTAGGTTTGCATATTTTCCATATCGAATTACTtgatcatttatttttttcttttcttttagtgatggtttaattatttaaagtttaacttgTTACCAATAGTTTGTTTTCCacccaatttttttaatttccttctcattgtttttttttgttttggctCATTTACActatgtaattaattttgattaatttaaatttaaaactaattaatatttgtagcATTTAgagaaattattaacaattcgttttctttttatatttttgtaaaaaattaagatggatattttatatagataaTAATgagaataaataattgttattatacatttttatacttgatgataaaatgaaaatagtaattaattgaaaaaaaaaatgtttatttttcaaattgttaatttaggGTTTAATTtctgtgtttttttttcagttattttgcatttaattaaaattaattttgtcacaaagaaacaaattaaaaaaatacaatactCTAAGGAATGAAATATATTTCTTGtggaatataataattatattagatattattaaaataaagaatatttctatttaaatttaatttgttaaaataaccTTAACAGTTATTGTTTCTTTGGAAACatttatttgatataattCCAGAGAGGCGGGTAGGATTTATGATAGAATGTTTGGAAATTATACAGTATCCTTCCTGCTTGACCTTAATTCAGTTCGTGAAacttcaaaattgttgaaaacgccttgattttattgattaagaTTCAAACTCAAAAAAGACCCACTCTAAGCTCTACTCATTAGAGATAAATCTATAAACATCTAGGATAATTTTACGAAAAGTGAATCTTCGTCACCAAATATTGATCTAAAACCAAATGAAAGGAGAATTCTACGAGCAATGCGAAGGGGTAGCCATGGGATCATCTCTGTCACCTGTAATCGCCAATTTTTACATGAAGATGTTTGAAGAGGAAACTGAAGCTATGGCTCCGTTATGTCGATGACACTATCGTGATCTGGTAACACGGAAAAGAGCAACTCCACAAATGTCTAGATCACCTAAACTCACAGCACCacatgataaaatttaccatggaaacGGAAACTACAAAACAGTTACCATTCTTGGATGTGTTGGTCACTAGGAAGACAGATGGGGGCATGGAACTATATAtcagaagaggtccgtgattcAAGCCTTATTCCAGCGGGCAGAGAGGATATGTGATAAAGAAAACGTAAAGAAAGAAGACAGTTTTTTACAAGATATACTGCAGAAGAACGGCTATACGATAAGGGATATCCAACAAGCCACCAAACCACGCAAATAGAGGAAAGATTCGATAAGTACTACGAAAAGTACTACGAAAAAATACTACCAGCCGGTTTTATCTGCCTTCCTATCGTGCAGTTGCGGGAAGTattatgttggccaaactggacgtaacGTCGAAAACTGGACTGAATAAAATCCAACAATCTGCAGTCGCGGAGCATTGCCACAAAGGAGGACGCACCATGGAGTTCGACAAAACTAAAGTGCTAGCAAGAACCGGACATTACTTCCAAAGAATGACGAGAGAGGGGATAGAGATTCATCGGCATGGGAATAACATGAATAGAAAGGACGGCTGGAAACTCAGCCGCACATGGAAGATCTCCACCTGGATTTGACAAAAGCAACTTAGTTGACAATTAGAcactaattagttattaattatctttttatgtatttatagCTAACATTTTTACCGatttcgtcacttcgaacttgtttctgaagaaggttgcaacatggcattcgaaacgtcaaacactttttcaaaaaacgcacggcttaacccgaaagtttctggTGATAGTGCTGTAGTTTTAGTCTAAGTAAGGGTTAGTTCgacaactttaaaaatcatcaTAGCCTTCACAATTTGAAATTCTGCTTCAGCCGATCATGGGGCAGCAAAGTTGCATCCAGAATCCCTAAAAAGGATAATTCAAGATGGATATTATGTCCAGCAGTAAGTATTCATGAACAGTAGCGCCgtgaattgaaaaaattcacATTGAATGGTTGCTGGAGAAAAATCTGGCAAAATGTTGTCACATCAGAGAAGGATGATGAAAATTTGCAGAA
This genomic stretch from Onthophagus taurus isolate NC chromosome 7, IU_Otau_3.0, whole genome shotgun sequence harbors:
- the LOC111424503 gene encoding longitudinals lacking protein-like; translation: MADQQQFFLKWNDFQSNMVTSFRHLRDEKSFTDVTLACEGQTCKAHKMVLSACSPYFKSLLEENPSKHPIIILKDVAYSHLQAILEFMYAGEVNVSQEQLPAFLKTADRLKVKGLAEAPPAIKHE